In one window of Acanthopagrus latus isolate v.2019 chromosome 15, fAcaLat1.1, whole genome shotgun sequence DNA:
- the LOC119033796 gene encoding SPARC yields the protein MNLSVTFALFLLLLNLHTFTAMGGRAQRKQRQAEESLRPYIGRVEPEKLCELLKCHSPVGSWCQVVRENEVLIPKCVCPRSCPRQRAPVCSVLGRTYGNECLLHKEACRKRRRTGLAHTGPCLVPKAKCTEEELSQFPYRLLDWFLLLSRMGKSYSPAAPPQSCLSHAQRMQLAQQRFAVLDKNKDGKLSRRDLRKLRYKRMPLEHCATAFLQSCDRNRNRKVTLQEWTACLVDRSEAWFYQFMSMRMGSRKLCRTIKEDNL from the exons ATGAACCTGAGTGTGACCTTTGccctgtttctgctgctgctgaatctTCACACTTTTACAGCCATG ggAGGCAGAGCCCAGCGCAAACAGAGACAAGCTGAGGAGAGCCTGAGACCGTATATTGGCAGAGTCGAGCCAG aaAAGCTTTGTGAGCTGCTGAAATGTCACAGTCCGGTGGGATCCTGGTGCCAGGTAGTTCGGGAAAATGAGGTCCTCATCCCCAAGTGCGTCTGTCCTCGGTCCTGTCCACG GCAGAGGGCACCAGTGTGCAGTGTTCTGGGGCGGACCTATGGGAATGAGTGTTTGCTGCATAAAGAAGCCTGCAGAAAGAGACGCCGCACCGGCCTGGCTCACACAGGACCCTGTCTGG TCCCCAAGGCTAAATGCACCGAGGAGGAGCTGAGCCAGTTTCCATATCGTCTCCTGGACTGGTTTCTGCTCCTGAGTCGTATGGGAAAGTCCTACTCACCTGCCGCCCCGCCCCAGAGCTGCCTCAGCCATGCCCAGAGGATGCAACTTGCTCAG caAAGATTTGCCGTCCTTGACAAGAACAAAGATGGCAAGTTGAGCCGCAGGGACCTGAGGAAGCTGCGCTACAAGAGGATGCCACTGGAGCACTGTGCTACAGCTTTCCTTCA GTCATGTGACCGTAACAGGAACAGGAAGGTGACCCTGCAAGAATGGACAGCCTGCCTGGTGGATCGCTCCGAGGCCTGGTTCTACCAGTTCATGT CAATGAGAATGGGTTCCCGCAAGCTGTGTCGCACAATCAAAGAGGACAACCTTTGA